A single region of the Cronobacter condimenti 1330 genome encodes:
- the yihU gene encoding sulfolactaldehyde 3-reductase, with protein sequence MATIAFIGLGQMGAPMAANLLRHGHRLQVCDVNKQAVDTLAAQGALACPTPQAAAAQAEFVITMLPNGSLVREVLLGENGVCQTLTREALVIDMSTIHPLQTDSLINDLAAHGFSMMDVPVGRTSDHAKSGTLLLLAGGTPEQVTRAEPVLMAMGSELIRAGGPGMGIRVKLINNYMSIALNALSAEAAVLCEALGLSFDVALQVMSGTPAGKGHFTTSWPNKVLKGDLSPAFMIDLAHKDLGIALDVANQLHVPMPLGAASREVYSQARASGRGRQDWSAILEQVRVSAGLTPRQATL encoded by the coding sequence ATGGCGACAATTGCATTTATCGGACTGGGGCAGATGGGCGCGCCGATGGCGGCGAACCTGCTGCGCCACGGGCACCGATTGCAGGTTTGCGATGTGAATAAACAGGCGGTGGACACACTCGCCGCCCAGGGCGCCCTGGCCTGCCCGACGCCGCAGGCCGCTGCCGCACAGGCAGAGTTTGTTATTACCATGCTGCCGAACGGCTCTCTGGTGCGTGAGGTGCTGCTCGGTGAAAACGGCGTGTGCCAGACGCTCACCCGCGAGGCGCTGGTGATAGATATGTCCACTATTCACCCGTTGCAGACCGACAGCCTGATTAACGATCTCGCCGCACACGGCTTCAGCATGATGGATGTGCCGGTAGGCCGCACCTCGGATCACGCGAAATCGGGAACGCTCTTACTGCTGGCGGGCGGAACGCCGGAACAGGTGACACGCGCCGAACCGGTACTGATGGCGATGGGCTCAGAGCTTATCCGCGCGGGCGGGCCGGGCATGGGTATTCGCGTCAAGCTTATCAATAACTACATGAGCATCGCGCTCAATGCGCTCTCTGCCGAAGCCGCCGTGCTGTGCGAGGCGCTCGGCCTCTCATTTGACGTGGCGCTTCAGGTGATGAGCGGCACGCCAGCAGGCAAAGGCCATTTCACCACCTCATGGCCAAACAAAGTGCTCAAAGGCGATTTGTCGCCCGCTTTCATGATTGACCTTGCCCATAAAGATTTAGGCATCGCGCTGGATGTGGCGAATCAGCTGCACGTGCCGATGCCGCTCGGCGCCGCATCGCGCGAGGTTTACAGCCAGGCGCGCGCCAGCGGACGCGGTCGTCAGGACTGGTCCGCCATTTTAGAACAGGTTCGCGTCAGCGCCGGGCTCACCCCGCGTCAGGCCACGCTTTGA